From Streptomyces sp. NBC_00775, one genomic window encodes:
- a CDS encoding MFS transporter, which yields MPQQPSEQGQSPLPFFTVTGDTLVATAFRPHDREASTHRNPSHRSPRRHRNPYHRLFTHPGARAFILGNLIARLPMGMFSVSAVIMIAGSRGSYALAGAVTATGLAATALVAPWTARLVDRYGQARVAVPATAFALLGDIALVLCVHYGAPDWTLFAAYAATATTPNMGGMSRARWAHLFKGDPAAIHTANSFEQAADELCFMLGPVFAAFLCGAFFPEAGTLVGDVLMMTGVLIFAAQRSTEPPPQRRTEKSEKSQTQSEARPKSQPKSPVRAPGMPPLLLGFLAMGAVFGSMEVVTIAFADAQGHKSAAGAVLALQAAGSCVAGLLYGALKPAGPAERRYPLCVAAMTVLMTLPLLAASLTGSLLALAGALLVAGMATAPTMVTGMTLVQNRTPEGRLNEGMTLAVTGLLGGIACGSATGGWVVEHMSTTAGYGVPVAAAALALTISAAGAARRAARRQVVRR from the coding sequence ATGCCGCAACAGCCCTCCGAGCAGGGGCAATCCCCCCTGCCCTTCTTCACCGTCACCGGCGACACCCTGGTGGCCACCGCCTTCCGCCCGCACGACCGCGAAGCGAGCACCCACCGCAACCCGAGCCACCGCAGCCCGCGCCGCCATCGCAACCCGTACCACCGCCTCTTCACCCACCCCGGCGCCCGCGCCTTCATCCTCGGCAACCTCATCGCACGGCTCCCCATGGGCATGTTCAGCGTGAGCGCGGTCATCATGATCGCCGGTTCGCGGGGCTCGTACGCGCTCGCCGGTGCCGTCACGGCGACCGGTCTGGCGGCGACCGCGCTGGTCGCCCCCTGGACCGCGCGTCTCGTCGACCGGTACGGGCAGGCCCGTGTGGCCGTGCCCGCCACGGCGTTCGCCCTGCTCGGTGACATCGCGCTGGTGCTGTGCGTGCACTACGGAGCGCCCGACTGGACGCTCTTCGCCGCGTACGCCGCCACGGCCACAACGCCCAACATGGGTGGCATGTCACGCGCCCGCTGGGCCCACCTCTTCAAGGGCGACCCGGCGGCGATCCACACCGCGAACTCCTTCGAACAGGCCGCGGACGAACTGTGTTTCATGCTGGGCCCGGTGTTCGCGGCCTTCCTGTGCGGAGCCTTCTTCCCGGAGGCCGGCACGCTGGTCGGGGACGTCCTGATGATGACCGGGGTACTGATCTTCGCCGCCCAACGTTCGACCGAACCGCCACCCCAGCGACGTACGGAGAAGTCGGAGAAGTCTCAGACCCAGTCCGAGGCCCGGCCCAAGTCCCAGCCCAAGTCCCCTGTCCGAGCACCCGGAATGCCCCCTCTCCTCCTCGGATTCCTCGCCATGGGCGCGGTGTTCGGCTCGATGGAGGTCGTCACGATCGCGTTCGCCGACGCGCAGGGGCACAAGTCGGCCGCGGGCGCCGTCCTCGCCCTCCAGGCGGCGGGCTCGTGCGTCGCGGGTCTGCTGTACGGCGCTTTGAAGCCGGCCGGTCCCGCCGAACGGCGATACCCGCTGTGCGTCGCCGCCATGACGGTGCTGATGACCCTGCCGCTCCTCGCGGCCTCCCTGACGGGCTCCCTCCTGGCCCTCGCGGGAGCCCTGCTCGTCGCCGGGATGGCCACCGCCCCGACCATGGTCACCGGCATGACACTGGTCCAAAACCGCACCCCCGAGGGCAGGTTGAACGAAGGCATGACCCTCGCGGTGACCGGCCTCCTCGGCGGGATCGCCTGCGGCTCGGCGACCGGTGGGTGGGTGGTGGAGCACATGTCGACGACGGCGGGGTACGGGGTTCCGGTCGCGGCGGCGGCACTCGCGCTGACGATCTCCGCGGCGGGCGCGGCGCGCCGGGCGGCACGGCGCCAGGTCGTACGCCGCTGA